One Prosthecobacter algae DNA segment encodes these proteins:
- a CDS encoding group III truncated hemoglobin has protein sequence MTAEDPVKKPDLQGRPEIVKLVNTFYDRVRADAVLGHIFDQVAQTNWETHLPKMYAFWETVMFRSGGFTGNPLAAHAKLVALTDMGRDKFDHWLKLFCGTVDDLFVGEHADHIKNCAADMANVIFSRINQVPDPRFDPANLTPEQRERYARYKSQPQPATP, from the coding sequence ATGACTGCCGAAGACCCCGTGAAGAAACCCGATCTCCAAGGCCGACCTGAGATCGTAAAGCTTGTGAATACCTTCTATGACCGTGTGCGGGCTGATGCGGTGCTCGGTCACATTTTTGATCAGGTGGCGCAGACGAATTGGGAAACTCATTTGCCAAAGATGTACGCCTTCTGGGAGACGGTGATGTTTCGCAGCGGAGGATTCACTGGCAACCCTCTCGCTGCCCATGCGAAACTGGTAGCGCTCACGGACATGGGCCGTGACAAGTTTGATCATTGGCTCAAGCTCTTTTGCGGAACCGTGGACGACCTTTTTGTCGGCGAACATGCCGATCACATCAAGAACTGCGCCGCTGACATGGCGAACGTGATCTTCTCACGCATTAACCAAGTCCCCGACCCGCGCTTCGACCCCGCCAATCTCACTCCCGAGCAGCGCGAGCGCTACGCCCGCTACAAATCCCAACCACAACCAGCCACACCATGA